The window GCCATTGTCGAATCCCTTTCACCGAACAACACGGCTTGTGACCGCGTGCCTCGTCAGGGACCGGGCGGCTGCTCCTGCAACACGAACCGGTCCTCGCTTCCGCCGCATTTCGGGCACACCAGCGGCGGGTGCGCGCCGCGGATGGTTTCTCCGCAGACGCCGCACGCCCATTCCAGAATCCGGCCGACCAGGTCATGCCGGCTGAGTATTCCGACCAGTCGGCCGGAGGAAAGCACCGGGACACGACGGATGCCCGAACCCACGAGGATCCGGCGCACCTGCTCGATATCGGTGTCGGTGGTGACGCTGATCACCGCGGTGGTCATGACATCGTGCGCGGTACGACCGCCGCGCGTGAGCATGTCGAGCTCACTGACCAGTCCGAGCACGGCGCCGGCGTCGTCGATGACCGGTACCGCGCTGATGCGCGAGGTCGTCAGCGTGTCGGCGATGCGCGCCACAGGAGTGTCGGCTGTCACTGTGATCACCGGTGCGGTCATCACCTGACCGGCCGTGATACCCGCCGCCGAACCTGTACCTGGCTCCATGTCACCACCTCTGTCCCTGTATCGCAGATTATCAGTCCCGCCGCCTCGGTGGATGCCGGTGTCCCGGGACAAACGCGGCCGCGCGCTCTTCAGCCGCGCGCGAATCATCCTCGCGATGTACATCGGCCGCGACTTCAGGCCGATGTGCCGGGGCATGACCGCTCCGTAGCGTCGAAGGCATGCAGATCACATCTACCGACCTCGGCCTCGCTGCCCGAGTGCAGCAGCTGACCAAGACCTACGGCACCGGTGAGAGTGAAGTGCGCGCCCTCGACGGCATCAGCGTCGGAATCCGGCGCGGTGAGTTCACCGCGATCATGGGGCCGTCGGGATCGGGCAAGTCCACGCTCATGCACATCTTCGCGGGACTGGATGCCCCGACCGGCGGCCGTGTGTGGATCGGTGACACCGACATCACGGCGCTGAGCGACCTTGAGCTGACAGTGCTGCGCCGGCGGCGGGTGGGATTCGTCTTTCAGGCGTTCAACCTCGTGCCCACCCTCGACGTGATGGGAAACATCCTGCTGCCGTTCGACCTCGACGGCCGCCGGCCGACGGCGCTCGAGCGCGCGCGCATCGACGGTCTGGTGGCCTCGCTGGGGCTCGGTGACCGGCTGGGTCACCGCCCGCACGAGTTGTCAGGCGGCCAGCAGCAGCGCGTGGCGATCGCCCGGGCGCTGGCGACCGCCCCCGACCTGGTGTTCGCCGACGAGCCGACCGGCAACCTCGACTCGCGCACCAGCCGCGAGGTGCTCGCGCTGCTGCGCGCGGCCAGTGCCCAGCACGGTCAGTCGATCGCAATGGTCACGCACGACCCGATCGCGGCATCGCACGCCGACCGCGTGCTGTTCCTCGGCGACGGCCGCATCGTGGCCGACAAGCCGCGACAGACGCCCGAGCAGATCTCTGCGTACATGCTCGCCGCCGAGCAGGAGCCGGTCGGTGAGGGAGCCCCGGCCGTTGAGCGAGCCCCGGTCGTTGGGGGAGCCCCGGTCGTTGGGGGAGCTCCGGTCGTTGGGGGAGCTCCGGTCGTTGAGCGAGACGCGGTCGGTGAGGGAGCCCCGGCCGTTGAGCGAGCGGAGCGAGTCGAAACGACCCAGCCGCCCACTCCCGCCGCGAACGAATCGGTCTCGGCATGAACGGCCACTGGCTGCGCGAGCGGGGGATGGGCGCCAGTATCCTCGTCTCTGCCATCTCGACCGCATTCGGTGTCGTGCTCATCTCGGCGACCGGGTACATCGGAGCCTTGCTGAAGGCCGATCCGTACGTCGGCGAGAGCGCCACC is drawn from Microbacterium protaetiae and contains these coding sequences:
- a CDS encoding CBS domain-containing protein, whose product is MPRHIGLKSRPMYIARMIRARLKSARPRLSRDTGIHRGGGTDNLRYRDRGGDMEPGTGSAAGITAGQVMTAPVITVTADTPVARIADTLTTSRISAVPVIDDAGAVLGLVSELDMLTRGGRTAHDVMTTAVISVTTDTDIEQVRRILVGSGIRRVPVLSSGRLVGILSRHDLVGRILEWACGVCGETIRGAHPPLVCPKCGGSEDRFVLQEQPPGP